From one Candidatus Acididesulfobacter guangdongensis genomic stretch:
- a CDS encoding phosphoribosylglycinamide formyltransferase yields MKNFHKNIIILASGNGTNAVNIINHFSNKNTLSDSKSSNISIKALVCNNRDAPVLNKVKNMNEDIKICCIPFNKAAERASFEEELAGIVDEYRIDYIILAGFMKILSDDFVLKNLNKIINIHPSLLPAFKGKNAIKDAFDYGVKITGVTIHFVIPAIDSGPIILQEPVIIEENDTVELLEEKIHKLEHKMYIKAIELVSCEKIKIADKKVKIFK; encoded by the coding sequence ATGAAAAATTTTCATAAAAATATAATAATACTCGCTTCAGGCAACGGAACAAATGCTGTTAATATAATTAATCATTTTTCAAATAAAAATACTTTATCCGATTCTAAATCATCCAATATCAGCATTAAGGCATTAGTATGCAATAACCGAGACGCTCCGGTACTCAATAAAGTAAAAAATATGAACGAGGATATAAAGATATGCTGCATTCCTTTCAACAAAGCAGCCGAAAGAGCTTCATTTGAAGAAGAATTGGCGGGTATAGTTGATGAATATAGAATTGATTATATTATACTTGCAGGTTTTATGAAGATATTATCCGATGATTTTGTATTAAAAAATTTAAATAAAATAATAAATATTCATCCTTCATTATTGCCTGCTTTTAAAGGAAAAAATGCTATTAAAGATGCTTTCGATTACGGAGTAAAAATAACCGGCGTTACCATACATTTTGTAATACCGGCAATAGATTCAGGTCCGATAATACTTCAGGAACCAGTTATTATTGAGGAGAATGATACCGTTGAACTTTTAGAAGAAAAAATTCACAAATTAGAGCATAAAATGTACATTAAAGCCATTGAATTGGTTTCATGCGAAAAGATAAAAATTGCGGATAAAAAAGTAAAAATATTTAAATAG
- a CDS encoding phosphoribosylformylglycinamidine cyclo-ligase has translation MDYKNAGVDIEAGKIAVNSISNIVKSTFRDEVVDNFGSFGSLFSLANLILKYKEPILVSGTDGVGTKLKIAFDANKHDTIGLDLVAMSVNDIACLGAEPLFFLDYISTSKLNPAAIKEIITGIAEGCKIAGCSLIGGEMAEMPSFYKNNEYDLAGFAVGIVDKNSVINGLNIKEGDSIIGIASSGLHSNGYSLARKIVFDLMSLSIDDKFLSDGTTLADALLEPTIIYSGLVGKLVEKFEGRLNIKGVAHITGGGIPENLARIVPEGVIAEIDKNSWQLPEIFNILKENGKIEEDEFYKVFNCGIGMIIVVNKDFEDEVINFINNFNKLNFTDNRNKKLYKSFKIGNIVKSDRIGTDIKVKFI, from the coding sequence ATGGATTATAAAAATGCAGGCGTGGACATAGAAGCCGGAAAAATTGCGGTTAATTCAATATCAAATATAGTAAAAAGTACTTTCAGGGATGAAGTTGTGGATAATTTTGGGTCATTCGGCTCTCTATTTTCCCTCGCCAACTTAATTTTAAAATATAAAGAGCCCATTTTAGTATCAGGAACCGACGGTGTGGGGACAAAACTGAAAATAGCTTTTGACGCAAACAAGCATGATACAATAGGGCTTGACCTTGTAGCTATGAGTGTTAATGATATAGCTTGTCTTGGAGCAGAACCGCTTTTTTTCTTAGATTATATTTCTACCTCTAAATTAAATCCTGCGGCTATAAAAGAAATTATTACAGGTATTGCGGAAGGATGCAAAATTGCGGGTTGTTCTTTAATAGGCGGAGAAATGGCAGAAATGCCTTCTTTTTATAAAAATAACGAGTATGATCTTGCGGGATTTGCCGTGGGTATAGTTGACAAAAATTCAGTTATAAACGGTCTTAACATTAAAGAAGGTGATTCTATTATAGGCATTGCTTCGAGCGGTTTGCATTCAAACGGCTATTCCTTAGCGCGTAAGATAGTATTTGATTTGATGTCTTTAAGTATTGACGATAAATTTTTAAGCGACGGCACAACGCTGGCGGATGCTTTATTGGAACCGACTATTATATACTCGGGTCTTGTCGGCAAATTGGTAGAAAAATTTGAAGGAAGACTGAATATTAAGGGCGTAGCGCATATTACCGGAGGAGGTATTCCTGAAAATCTGGCAAGGATTGTACCGGAGGGGGTAATAGCCGAAATTGATAAAAATTCCTGGCAGCTGCCTGAGATTTTTAATATACTTAAAGAAAACGGAAAAATAGAGGAAGATGAATTCTATAAAGTTTTTAATTGCGGAATAGGTATGATAATAGTCGTTAATAAAGATTTTGAAGATGAAGTTATTAACTTTATCAATAATTTTAATAAGTTGAATTTTACAGATAACAGAAATAAAAAACTATACAAATCATTTAAAATAGGGAACATAGTTAAGTCTGACCGCATAGGAACAGATATTAAAGTAAAATTTATTTAA
- the ftsY gene encoding signal recognition particle-docking protein FtsY, whose translation MKIFDKFKNFSQALKKTKNNISEKINAIFSSSKLDDNYIEKIEEVLITSDISFEASSEIIEDLRKTVAKEKELNPDKIQSALKKVVKDKISKDFSPIDFNNKKTIFLIVGVNGAGKTTTVGKLANFYKNEGRNVLIAACDTFRAAGTEQMEIWGKKTGIPVVVGKENQDPASVAHDASIMLKEKDFDVLLVDTAGRLHNKKHLMDELAKIKRTISKAAGIPPQETIIVIDASLGQNSIAQIEQFKKLIDVSGIIITKLDGSAKGGIIIDAISKLDLPVRFIGTGETIDDISEFSSEMFVDNIF comes from the coding sequence ATGAAAATTTTTGATAAATTTAAAAATTTTAGTCAGGCGTTAAAAAAAACTAAAAATAATATTTCTGAAAAGATAAATGCTATATTCAGTTCCTCAAAACTTGATGATAATTATATAGAAAAAATAGAAGAAGTTTTAATAACATCAGATATTTCTTTTGAAGCATCAAGCGAAATAATAGAAGATTTAAGAAAAACGGTTGCAAAAGAAAAAGAATTGAATCCAGATAAGATTCAGAGTGCCTTGAAGAAAGTCGTTAAGGATAAAATATCTAAAGATTTTTCCCCTATTGATTTTAATAATAAAAAAACAATATTCTTAATTGTCGGAGTAAACGGCGCAGGCAAAACAACGACTGTCGGAAAGTTGGCGAATTTTTATAAGAATGAAGGAAGAAATGTTTTAATTGCGGCTTGCGATACATTTAGAGCGGCAGGTACAGAACAGATGGAAATATGGGGAAAAAAAACAGGTATTCCGGTAGTAGTCGGGAAAGAAAATCAGGACCCTGCTTCGGTGGCGCATGACGCATCTATAATGCTTAAAGAAAAGGATTTTGATGTCTTATTAGTTGATACGGCCGGAAGGCTTCATAATAAAAAACATTTGATGGATGAGCTTGCTAAAATTAAAAGAACTATTTCTAAAGCTGCCGGAATTCCGCCGCAAGAGACTATTATAGTTATAGATGCAAGTTTAGGACAAAATTCTATTGCGCAGATAGAACAGTTTAAAAAATTAATTGATGTTTCAGGTATAATAATAACCAAGCTTGACGGTTCTGCAAAGGGCGGTATAATCATAGATGCAATTTCAAAATTAGACCTTCCTGTAAGGTTTATAGGAACCGGTGAAACAATAGACGATATATCCGAGTTTTCATCTGAAATGTTTGTTGATAATATTTTTTAG
- a CDS encoding 16S rRNA (uracil(1498)-N(3))-methyltransferase, which produces MHNRFYVSDILSEGLIGNEVDLPVILNHVRALRLESASEIELYDGSGASYNGIISYISKKNLRVKILSIKYFKEKSVKIHLFLPLIASNLMDIMIAKIAELDIYSIYPIITERCERHLDSANLSSKLDRWKKISASSMILSGRNKMTEVESPVSFKEALSLCATFDIKLIGAVSSNKFLKNYLLQYLSSDSSGINKERNNALEIAMFIGPEGDFSDEELKLAEENSFTLVKLTDYVMSSFSAAIFSASALVCFFA; this is translated from the coding sequence ATGCACAATAGATTTTATGTTTCAGATATTTTATCGGAGGGTTTAATAGGCAATGAAGTAGATTTGCCTGTAATATTAAATCATGTTAGGGCGTTAAGGTTGGAGAGCGCTTCCGAGATTGAACTATATGACGGATCAGGAGCGTCATATAACGGAATTATAAGTTATATCTCAAAAAAAAACCTTAGGGTCAAAATTTTATCCATAAAATATTTTAAGGAAAAATCTGTCAAAATTCATCTTTTTTTACCGCTCATTGCTTCAAATTTAATGGACATTATGATTGCAAAGATTGCCGAATTAGATATTTATTCAATATATCCGATTATTACAGAAAGATGTGAGAGGCATCTTGACAGCGCAAATCTTTCAAGCAAGTTAGACAGATGGAAAAAAATTTCCGCATCATCAATGATATTGTCAGGAAGAAACAAAATGACGGAAGTAGAGTCTCCCGTTAGTTTTAAAGAGGCGCTTTCTCTATGCGCAACGTTTGATATCAAACTTATAGGCGCTGTATCTTCAAATAAATTTTTAAAAAATTATTTGCTGCAGTATTTATCATCAGATAGCAGCGGTATTAATAAAGAACGCAATAACGCTTTAGAAATTGCCATGTTTATAGGTCCAGAAGGGGATTTTTCCGATGAAGAATTAAAATTGGCTGAAGAAAATTCATTTACCCTCGTAAAATTAACAGACTATGTAATGAGTTCTTTCAGCGCCGCTATATTTTCCGCTTCGGCGCTTGTTTGTTTTTTTGCGTAG
- a CDS encoding methyltransferase domain-containing protein, protein MKLKTYPLFNPLFSFILDNPARKFIENPEKKIRLMGVKPGMKVLEVGAANGFITHYLSKSVGAKGFVVSIDIQEKMIDKALIKYSFLSNVSFRTEDAADLKSIKNNEIDLVFLYYSFHEIKEKEKAVKEFYRVLKNSGVLSIKEPKFEINEKDIVDYKNIITGNSFIIAENEKDSDLLGRYIKFIKI, encoded by the coding sequence ATGAAATTAAAAACATATCCGCTGTTCAATCCATTATTTTCGTTTATTTTAGACAATCCAGCCAGAAAATTTATTGAAAATCCTGAAAAAAAAATAAGATTAATGGGTGTAAAACCGGGAATGAAGGTCCTTGAAGTCGGTGCGGCTAATGGTTTTATAACGCATTATCTTTCAAAATCCGTCGGCGCTAAAGGTTTCGTAGTGTCTATAGATATTCAGGAAAAAATGATAGATAAGGCGTTAATAAAATATTCTTTTTTAAGCAATGTAAGTTTTAGAACCGAAGACGCAGCTGATTTAAAATCAATTAAAAATAATGAGATTGATTTAGTATTTCTTTACTACTCGTTTCATGAAATTAAAGAAAAAGAGAAAGCTGTCAAAGAATTTTACAGAGTTCTTAAAAATAGCGGTGTTTTATCGATTAAAGAACCTAAATTTGAAATTAATGAAAAGGATATTGTAGACTACAAAAATATTATTACCGGCAATTCTTTTATTATCGCCGAAAATGAAAAGGATAGCGATTTGTTGGGGCGTTATATCAAATTTATAAAAATTTAA
- a CDS encoding DUF502 domain-containing protein, whose translation MSSKFSVNLKRRFLAGLTIIIPLLVIIFVIKWLLEEINKLFNPFSLVVDHYFHVYIPDIGLIPFIIIIFIFGFLVTNVIGKNVIDFFEKGILKIPLVNLLYKSTKQWVDIFSSDKASFKKFILVRYQNNKFVYGFLTSETSIGTKENSDLYYVVYIPTNHLYIGFNMIAKKEDIIETNITIENGIQIILSAGISFPNFIEI comes from the coding sequence ATGAGTTCAAAATTTAGCGTTAATCTAAAAAGACGATTTCTGGCAGGGCTGACCATTATTATTCCTCTTTTGGTAATAATATTTGTCATCAAGTGGCTTCTCGAGGAAATCAATAAATTGTTTAATCCGTTTTCATTAGTTGTTGACCATTATTTTCATGTATATATACCGGATATAGGTTTAATTCCGTTTATTATAATTATATTTATTTTTGGTTTTCTTGTTACGAATGTAATAGGGAAAAATGTCATAGATTTTTTTGAGAAAGGAATTTTAAAAATTCCGCTTGTAAATCTTTTATATAAATCTACTAAACAATGGGTTGATATATTTTCTTCCGATAAGGCATCGTTTAAAAAATTTATTCTGGTAAGATATCAAAATAACAAGTTTGTATATGGATTTTTAACCTCTGAAACAAGTATTGGAACAAAAGAAAACAGTGATTTATATTATGTAGTTTATATACCGACTAATCATCTTTATATAGGTTTTAATATGATTGCAAAGAAAGAAGATATTATAGAGACCAATATTACCATAGAAAACGGCATACAGATTATATTGTCCGCCGGCATTTCTTTTCCTAATTTCATTGAAATATAA
- the rfbD gene encoding dTDP-4-dehydrorhamnose reductase produces the protein MQKIIAVIGSTGMLGIDVNAALRGSNAIIHNFNSVNLDITELNNVVDILTKVRPDYIVNCAAYTNVDLAEIEKEKADKVNHLGALNLAIASKEINARLIHMSTDYVFDGLKHEPYNENDDTVPVNEYGLSKLKGENAIKDSKASYIILRTQWLYGKNGKNFVNTILKLTDTKKLIEVVDDQFGSPTYTKDVAFAIRDLIANDKGNDGVYHLTDAGYTSWYEFAAEIIKVFKRTNCTVVPVSSDKFTRPAKRPADSRLDCSKIKLDYKIELRNWKDALKKYCYDIGYFII, from the coding sequence ATGCAAAAAATTATTGCTGTTATAGGTTCTACCGGAATGCTGGGAATAGATGTCAACGCTGCCTTAAGAGGCAGCAATGCTATAATTCATAATTTTAATTCAGTAAACCTCGATATTACGGAATTAAATAATGTTGTAGATATACTGACTAAAGTTAGACCTGACTACATAGTTAATTGCGCCGCGTATACAAATGTTGATTTGGCAGAGATAGAAAAAGAGAAAGCTGATAAGGTTAATCATTTAGGCGCATTAAATCTTGCAATTGCATCAAAGGAAATCAACGCAAGGCTGATTCACATGAGTACCGATTATGTTTTTGACGGTTTAAAGCATGAGCCTTATAATGAAAACGATGATACCGTTCCTGTAAACGAATACGGCCTTTCAAAATTAAAAGGCGAAAATGCGATTAAAGATTCAAAAGCAAGCTATATTATATTAAGAACTCAGTGGCTCTATGGTAAAAACGGCAAAAATTTTGTTAATACAATATTAAAATTGACGGATACTAAAAAATTAATAGAGGTTGTAGATGACCAATTCGGTTCGCCGACATACACCAAAGATGTTGCATTTGCAATCAGAGATTTAATTGCTAACGATAAAGGAAATGACGGCGTATATCATCTGACTGATGCAGGCTATACGTCATGGTACGAATTTGCGGCAGAAATCATAAAAGTATTCAAAAGAACTAATTGCACTGTTGTTCCGGTTTCATCCGATAAATTTACAAGACCGGCTAAAAGACCTGCCGACAGCAGACTAGATTGCAGCAAAATTAAATTGGATTATAAAATTGAATTGAGAAACTGGAAAGACGCTTTGAAAAAATATTGTTACGATATAGGATATTTTATTATTTGA
- the rfbB gene encoding dTDP-glucose 4,6-dehydratase, translated as MKTCLVTGGLGFIGTNFIKYLAVHRKDIAIINVDSVTYAANPCNIDEKTTAHYKFYKVDIANNDGLAEVFKKNKIDYVVNFAAESHVDRSIVNPAIFVKTNIEGTLNLLKLSLEHNIEKFLQISTDEVYGSLGKDGLFTEMTPLSPRSPYSASKASADMLVMSFFHTYGMPVLITRCSNNYGQYQFPEKLIPLTIINALTGKDIPLYGDGKNIRDWIYVDDHVRGVLDVLENGRLGEIYNIGGCGEMQNIDIITLILKKLNKPLSLIKYVKDRAGHDRRYAMDFSKISEELGFNPQLNLNDGLDMTISWYLKNEDWWKKIISGDYRHYYKTMYEMR; from the coding sequence ATGAAAACATGTCTTGTAACCGGCGGATTGGGTTTTATCGGAACAAATTTTATAAAATATTTAGCAGTTCACAGGAAAGATATTGCAATTATAAATGTTGACAGCGTAACTTATGCTGCCAATCCGTGCAATATAGACGAAAAGACGACCGCTCATTATAAATTTTATAAAGTAGATATAGCAAATAATGATGGGCTGGCAGAAGTTTTTAAAAAAAATAAAATAGACTATGTTGTTAATTTTGCGGCAGAATCTCATGTGGACAGGTCAATTGTGAACCCTGCTATATTCGTAAAAACTAATATTGAAGGAACTTTAAACTTGCTTAAACTATCTCTTGAGCATAACATAGAAAAATTCCTTCAGATTTCTACCGATGAAGTCTATGGTTCTTTAGGAAAAGACGGCTTATTTACGGAAATGACGCCGTTATCCCCAAGAAGCCCTTATTCTGCTTCAAAGGCATCAGCCGATATGCTCGTTATGTCATTTTTCCATACTTACGGTATGCCGGTTTTAATAACAAGATGTTCAAATAATTACGGACAATACCAGTTTCCTGAAAAGTTAATACCTTTAACTATTATCAATGCGCTTACGGGAAAAGATATTCCTCTGTACGGCGACGGTAAAAATATCAGAGACTGGATATATGTCGATGACCATGTAAGAGGCGTACTTGATGTTCTGGAGAATGGAAGATTGGGAGAAATTTACAATATAGGCGGGTGCGGCGAAATGCAAAATATAGACATTATTACTTTAATTCTTAAAAAATTAAATAAGCCTTTATCGTTAATTAAATACGTTAAGGACAGAGCCGGACACGACAGAAGATATGCGATGGATTTTTCTAAAATTTCTGAAGAATTAGGATTTAATCCTCAATTAAATTTGAATGACGGATTAGACATGACTATTAGCTGGTATTTGAAAAACGAAGACTGGTGGAAAAAAATAATTTCAGGAGACTACAGGCATTATTATAAGACTATGTATGAAATGAGGTAA
- a CDS encoding LPS-assembly protein LptD → MQNFLNNKIIKLTGIIIVACFTIFNANNVHALNIAAGGSKKEKTTEKTTRINIVADKIIYYKKYSKYIITGNVLITRRHFRLYADKVVYFYKTGFAIATGHVVAYSKGSVTKAKELKVYLKNRYGDIYDSHIHYIKKNIFIYGQKITHKAKGFYQVQNGYITSCRRKPPSWKLYSSFSDIYVGNYAFSYNSLFYIHNVPVLYFPFMVMPIKTKKSSGLLIPTAGYSSLTGYQAGDGYYFDLGQSQDLTYNLNYYSFLGVGNSLKYRYSLNQFSHGSIYGFYMHEDNNAKSAALSSNLTRYLLFSHNIDFIDGMSFKTNLNIPSDPAFYTDFSTNVYQMTKNRLSSNFSATKDFGGFSARMNFLRLDNLFFANYATVDEYPRLSLNGEEELKKFYFAPLYLKFNSSLNVLRSADYYSANRLDIFPDLYMPLKLLSGINITPSAGFRYTGYDDIKNAETNENYSNQSREIYYAGVAGSATLFKNYENNKKGSGSISFVKPYINYNLVRPVNQSGLPLFDQTDYIPPESAVKYGFNWDIENYSKNAISNLFRFDIYQYHSFSGNFINPVNYFNYNNSNSDIIGRLRYHPFGSIYFLGSWSYDDYDYIFDNYNLGTQLTDYRNDSLGLGYTEVNDIQGYLGALNMFNPSNASIFPQSLSLITPTSTLSYASLSTNLNIIDGFSLNLAENYDVTIHKDISNSVGIMYNLGCLGFVASYTNMPYFHQWAFSFGLVLRGIGTYGFGNMVSPGSNSSGMSVMSPNYAFNP, encoded by the coding sequence ATGCAAAATTTTTTAAACAATAAAATTATAAAATTAACAGGCATTATAATCGTTGCCTGCTTTACTATTTTTAATGCAAATAACGTTCATGCTTTAAACATCGCAGCCGGCGGCAGCAAAAAAGAAAAAACAACAGAAAAAACAACAAGGATTAATATTGTTGCAGATAAAATAATATATTATAAAAAGTATAGCAAATATATTATTACCGGAAATGTTTTAATAACGAGGCGACATTTTCGTCTATATGCCGACAAGGTAGTATATTTCTACAAAACAGGTTTTGCAATTGCGACAGGTCACGTTGTAGCGTATTCTAAAGGCAGCGTCACTAAAGCCAAAGAGTTAAAAGTATATTTAAAAAATAGATACGGAGATATTTATGATTCGCATATACATTATATAAAAAAAAATATTTTTATATACGGTCAAAAGATTACACATAAAGCCAAAGGATTTTATCAGGTTCAAAACGGCTATATAACCTCATGCAGGAGAAAACCGCCTTCATGGAAACTCTACTCTTCGTTTTCAGATATATATGTTGGAAATTACGCATTTTCATATAATTCTCTATTTTATATACATAATGTGCCGGTTCTGTATTTTCCGTTTATGGTGATGCCGATTAAAACAAAAAAATCTTCCGGATTGCTGATACCTACTGCCGGATATAGCAGTCTTACAGGTTATCAGGCCGGCGACGGATATTATTTCGACCTTGGTCAAAGTCAAGACCTTACGTATAATTTAAATTATTACAGTTTTTTAGGTGTAGGAAACTCATTGAAATACCGATATAGTCTCAATCAATTTTCGCACGGTTCTATATACGGTTTTTATATGCATGAAGATAATAACGCCAAGAGCGCTGCTCTGTCGTCCAACCTTACAAGATATTTATTATTTTCTCATAATATAGATTTTATTGACGGAATGTCGTTTAAGACTAATTTAAATATCCCGAGCGATCCGGCTTTCTACACAGATTTTTCTACAAATGTTTATCAGATGACTAAAAATAGACTGTCTTCCAACTTTTCCGCAACGAAGGATTTTGGCGGTTTCTCAGCAAGGATGAATTTTTTAAGATTGGATAACCTGTTTTTCGCAAATTATGCAACAGTTGACGAATATCCAAGATTGTCATTAAACGGCGAAGAAGAGCTTAAAAAATTTTATTTCGCCCCTTTATATTTAAAATTTAATTCATCGCTGAACGTTCTCAGGAGTGCCGATTATTACAGCGCAAACAGATTAGATATATTTCCAGATTTATATATGCCTCTAAAATTACTAAGCGGCATAAATATAACCCCTTCGGCAGGATTCAGATACACAGGCTATGATGATATTAAAAACGCTGAAACAAACGAAAATTATTCAAATCAAAGCAGGGAAATTTATTACGCCGGTGTTGCAGGCAGCGCAACTTTATTTAAAAATTATGAAAATAATAAGAAGGGAAGCGGTTCAATCTCTTTTGTTAAACCTTACATTAACTACAATTTGGTCAGACCGGTAAATCAATCCGGATTGCCTCTGTTTGACCAGACGGATTATATACCGCCTGAAAGTGCTGTTAAATACGGATTTAACTGGGATATTGAAAATTATTCTAAAAATGCTATATCAAATTTATTCAGATTTGATATATATCAGTATCATTCTTTCTCCGGCAATTTCATTAACCCTGTAAATTATTTTAACTATAATAATTCAAATTCGGATATAATAGGCAGATTAAGATATCACCCATTTGGCAGCATATATTTCCTCGGTTCTTGGAGTTATGATGATTACGATTATATTTTTGATAATTACAACTTGGGAACGCAGCTTACGGACTACAGAAACGATTCTTTAGGATTAGGATATACGGAAGTCAATGACATTCAGGGTTATCTTGGCGCATTAAATATGTTTAATCCAAGCAATGCGTCGATATTTCCGCAGAGTCTTTCGCTTATTACTCCTACCAGTACATTGTCTTATGCAAGCCTGAGCACTAATTTAAATATTATTGACGGATTCAGTCTGAATCTGGCTGAAAATTACGATGTCACTATTCACAAAGATATTTCTAATTCCGTGGGAATAATGTATAATCTCGGCTGTTTAGGTTTTGTGGCAAGTTATACAAATATGCCCTATTTTCATCAGTGGGCTTTTTCATTTGGTTTAGTGCTAAGAGGAATAGGGACTTACGGTTTCGGAAATATGGTCAGTCCCGGGTCGAACTCGAGCGGTATGAGCGTAATGTCGCCTAATTACGCATTTAATCCTTAA
- a CDS encoding bifunctional folylpolyglutamate synthase/dihydrofolate synthase: MQSEINNLDSVEKLYKKQGFKMNFGLSGIGELLKYADNPQECINFIHITGTNGKGSVSRFIYEILRAHDLNVGLYTSPHLLKFNERIIVDGEQISDADLERLKNYFLAGGFNNSFFELTTAICFKYFKEKNVDIAVIEAGLGGMLDATNIINKPLLSIITNISIDHSEILGNSYKKIALDKAGIIKRNSIFITGERKAAVREILINEAIHKKAMYFSTNLIKITHQKNLYNYYGIDSSFENILLPSYASYHKYNLSVVLLSIEVLFKYYKNKIYNKNLSEECVKKGISNFKNDGRFEILNIHNAAVILDGAHNPDGIKNLISSLKNIYKKSNYIFVFGVMKDKDYKTMLRRLSNSVSEDCTADIIFSNVDNERSMDAKLLKEYSDNLKYFNSSYAAADIKEAMNRAFQLYNAADGDSRRRIIAVCGSLYLLGDFKKNQLGI; this comes from the coding sequence ATGCAGTCCGAAATCAACAATCTTGATTCAGTTGAAAAATTATACAAAAAACAAGGCTTTAAAATGAATTTCGGTTTAAGCGGTATCGGAGAACTATTAAAATATGCAGATAATCCGCAGGAATGTATTAATTTTATTCATATTACCGGCACTAACGGAAAGGGTTCGGTAAGCAGGTTTATCTACGAAATTTTAAGAGCGCATGATTTAAACGTCGGACTATATACATCGCCGCACCTTTTAAAATTTAATGAAAGGATAATCGTTGACGGTGAACAGATAAGCGACGCCGATTTAGAGAGACTGAAAAATTATTTCTTAGCCGGAGGATTTAACAATAGTTTTTTTGAATTAACTACCGCTATCTGTTTTAAATATTTTAAGGAAAAGAATGTTGATATCGCTGTTATTGAAGCCGGTCTCGGCGGTATGCTGGATGCCACCAATATTATAAATAAACCTTTGCTGTCTATAATTACCAATATCTCAATAGACCATTCTGAAATTTTAGGCAATTCATATAAAAAAATAGCCCTTGATAAAGCCGGTATTATTAAAAGAAATTCTATTTTTATAACCGGCGAAAGAAAAGCTGCCGTAAGGGAAATTTTAATAAATGAAGCAATTCATAAAAAAGCTATGTATTTTTCTACAAACTTAATTAAAATAACGCATCAAAAAAATCTATATAATTATTACGGTATTGATAGCTCATTTGAAAATATATTATTGCCTTCTTATGCATCATATCATAAATATAATTTATCGGTAGTTCTGCTGTCAATTGAAGTTTTATTCAAATATTATAAAAATAAAATTTATAATAAGAATCTATCTGAAGAGTGCGTAAAGAAAGGCATATCTAATTTTAAAAACGACGGAAGATTTGAAATCCTGAATATACATAATGCGGCGGTAATTCTTGACGGAGCGCATAACCCTGACGGAATAAAGAATTTAATCAGTTCTTTAAAAAATATTTATAAAAAGAGTAATTATATATTTGTATTCGGAGTAATGAAAGACAAAGATTATAAAACTATGCTCAGGCGATTGTCAAATTCGGTTAGCGAAGATTGTACGGCAGATATAATATTTTCAAATGTTGACAATGAAAGGTCAATGGATGCAAAATTATTAAAAGAATATTCGGACAATTTAAAATATTTTAATAGTTCATATGCCGCAGCGGATATTAAAGAAGCTATGAATAGAGCCTTTCAGCTATATAATGCGGCAGACGGCGACAGCCGCCGCAGGATAATAGCGGTGTGCGGGTCACTCTATCTGCTTGGAGACTTTAAAAAAAATCAACTAGGCATTTAG